From the Exiguobacterium aurantiacum genome, one window contains:
- a CDS encoding NUDIX domain-containing protein, with the protein MEEKTIEREVIYEGKIFNVEKHVVSLPNGGTSVRELVYHNGAVAVLVVDEDDRIVLVEQYRKAFESMSLEIPAGKLEVGEEPLTSAKRELEEETGYTAETLEKIFSFYGAPGFCSERVDVYVAHGLTSGAMNLDEDEFLQVQRFTFDEAVALLASGRITDAKTIMAIQWWQLSKLK; encoded by the coding sequence ATGGAAGAGAAAACGATTGAACGGGAAGTCATTTACGAAGGAAAGATCTTTAACGTCGAGAAACACGTCGTGTCGCTCCCGAACGGTGGCACCTCGGTCCGCGAACTCGTCTACCATAACGGTGCCGTCGCCGTACTCGTCGTTGATGAAGACGATCGCATCGTCCTCGTCGAGCAGTACCGGAAAGCGTTCGAATCGATGTCACTCGAGATTCCGGCCGGGAAATTGGAAGTCGGTGAGGAGCCGCTCACGAGCGCGAAACGCGAACTCGAAGAAGAGACGGGCTATACGGCCGAGACGCTCGAAAAAATCTTCTCATTTTATGGGGCACCTGGTTTTTGTAGCGAACGGGTCGATGTCTATGTCGCCCACGGCTTGACTTCGGGCGCGATGAACCTCGATGAGGATGAATTTTTACAGGTCCAGCGCTTCACGTTCGATGAGGCGGTCGCGTTACTCGCGAGCGGACGGATCACCGACGCAAAGACGATTATGGCGATTCAATGGTGGCAATTGTCTAAATTGAAATGA
- a CDS encoding purine-nucleoside phosphorylase, translating into MVNWNETKAFLQERMNGTPEIGLILGSGLGVLADEIENAVKIPYEDIPHFPVSTVEGHAGQLVFGDLEGKRVVAMQGRFHFYEGYSMEQVTFPVRVLKLIGVETLIVTNAAGACNESFNPGDLMIITDHINFFGTSPLIGKNASDFGTRFPDMSEAYDKELVTLTEGVAAKLGLSIQKGVYFGNTGPTYETPAEVKMARLLGGDVVGMSTVPEVIVARHSDMRVLGISCVSNMAAGILDQPLNHEEVIETTERVRQDFLSLVRGTIQSM; encoded by the coding sequence ATGGTAAATTGGAACGAAACAAAGGCATTTTTACAGGAACGTATGAACGGAACACCAGAAATCGGACTCATCCTCGGCTCAGGACTCGGCGTCCTCGCTGACGAGATTGAAAATGCGGTCAAAATTCCTTACGAGGACATCCCGCACTTCCCGGTATCGACCGTCGAAGGACACGCAGGACAGCTCGTCTTCGGTGACCTCGAAGGGAAACGAGTCGTCGCGATGCAAGGACGATTCCATTTTTATGAAGGTTATTCGATGGAACAAGTCACGTTCCCAGTACGCGTCCTCAAATTGATCGGTGTCGAGACACTCATCGTCACGAACGCGGCCGGTGCTTGCAACGAGTCATTCAACCCGGGTGACTTGATGATCATCACGGATCACATCAACTTCTTCGGCACGAGCCCGCTCATCGGCAAGAACGCGAGCGACTTCGGGACACGTTTCCCGGATATGTCAGAAGCGTACGATAAAGAGCTCGTCACATTGACAGAAGGCGTCGCGGCGAAGCTCGGCCTCTCGATTCAAAAAGGCGTCTATTTCGGTAATACAGGTCCGACATACGAGACACCAGCCGAAGTGAAGATGGCACGCCTCCTCGGCGGCGACGTCGTCGGCATGTCGACGGTGCCTGAAGTCATCGTGGCCCGTCATTCGGATATGCGTGTGCTCGGCATCTCATGTGTGTCGAACATGGCAGCCGGGATTTTAGATCAACCGCTCAACCATGAAGAAGTCATCGAGACGACAGAACGCGTCCGCCAAGACTTCCTTTCACTCGTACGCGGCACGATTCAAAGCATGTAA
- a CDS encoding Cof-type HAD-IIB family hydrolase, with amino-acid sequence MMIQAILLDLDGTLLTDQKMISPRTKQTLLDLQADGIKVVLASGRPKRGIEAFAEELRLHEYGGLIVSSNGACVTDAATNETLFEQAIHLDDARAILDHLTGFDVIPMINDETYMYVNDVFSGMLELNGEPFNIIEYESRGGRFRLREAPRLADAIDFPVYKILVAGQPDYLKTHAASLAEPFTDRVTGMFTAAMYYEFTDLGIDKARALDHVFQNLNINRDRVIAFGDGHNDRSIIEYAGIGVAMGNAVEDILAIATEVTTSNNEDGIATVLSRYLTT; translated from the coding sequence ATGATGATTCAGGCGATTTTACTCGACCTTGACGGAACGTTATTGACCGATCAGAAGATGATTTCACCACGTACGAAACAGACGTTGCTCGACCTTCAAGCGGACGGCATCAAAGTCGTGCTCGCTTCCGGCCGTCCGAAACGAGGCATCGAAGCGTTCGCCGAGGAGCTCCGGCTGCACGAGTACGGGGGACTCATCGTCTCTTCGAACGGGGCGTGCGTCACGGATGCGGCGACCAATGAGACGTTGTTCGAACAGGCGATTCATCTAGACGACGCCCGTGCCATCTTGGATCACTTGACCGGCTTCGACGTCATCCCGATGATCAATGACGAGACGTATATGTACGTCAATGATGTCTTCAGCGGCATGCTTGAGTTGAACGGTGAGCCGTTCAACATTATCGAGTATGAGTCGCGCGGCGGACGGTTCCGATTACGAGAGGCACCTCGTCTTGCCGACGCCATCGATTTCCCCGTCTATAAGATTCTCGTCGCAGGACAACCTGACTATCTAAAAACGCATGCCGCCTCGCTCGCCGAACCGTTCACGGACCGTGTCACTGGCATGTTCACGGCCGCCATGTACTATGAGTTCACAGACCTTGGCATCGACAAGGCCCGGGCACTCGACCATGTGTTCCAAAACCTCAATATCAACCGCGACCGTGTCATCGCCTTCGGTGACGGGCATAATGACCGGTCGATCATCGAGTATGCCGGCATCGGTGTCGCCATGGGCAACGCCGTCGAGGACATCTTGGCCATCGCAACAGAAGTGACGACTTCGAACAATGAAGACGGCATCGCCACCGTCTTGTCCCGTTACTTGACGACGTGA
- the deoB gene encoding phosphopentomutase encodes MKKFKRIFLVVMDSVGIGEAPDADQFGDVGSDTLGHIAREHGGLNMPHMGRLGLANIKPIEGIEASTTPSAYGRMEEISAGKDTMTGHWEIMGLHIDTPFRVFEKFPDDLINRLKEFSGRDIIGNKPASGTEILDELGEEHVNTGALIVYTSADSVLQIAAHEEVVPLDELYRICEYAREITREDPYMLGRIIARPFLGTPGAWVRTSNRHDYALKPFGKTVMNTLETAGKDVIALGKISDIYDGEGVTKAVRTKSNMDGMDKLVDSLDEDFEGLCFLNLVDFDALFGHRRDPEGYAVALEEYDARLPEVMAKLREDDLLIITADHGNDPTAPGTDHTREYVPLIVHHHGSTAVDLGIRGTFADIGATVADNFDVDAPAHGKSFLNEI; translated from the coding sequence GTGAAGAAATTTAAACGTATTTTCTTGGTCGTCATGGACTCGGTTGGGATCGGGGAAGCCCCAGATGCCGATCAGTTCGGTGACGTCGGTTCGGACACGCTCGGGCACATCGCCCGTGAACATGGCGGCTTGAACATGCCGCACATGGGCCGACTCGGCCTCGCGAACATCAAACCAATCGAGGGCATCGAAGCGTCGACGACACCGAGCGCCTATGGACGGATGGAAGAGATCTCGGCCGGGAAAGACACGATGACCGGGCATTGGGAAATCATGGGCCTTCATATCGACACGCCGTTCCGCGTGTTTGAAAAGTTCCCAGATGACTTGATCAATCGACTCAAAGAGTTCAGCGGACGCGACATCATCGGCAACAAGCCGGCGTCAGGGACAGAGATTTTGGATGAGCTCGGGGAAGAACACGTCAACACGGGTGCCTTGATCGTCTATACGTCGGCTGACTCGGTGCTCCAAATCGCGGCGCACGAAGAAGTCGTCCCGCTCGACGAGTTGTATCGCATTTGCGAATACGCCCGTGAAATCACGCGCGAAGACCCGTACATGCTCGGCCGCATCATCGCCCGTCCGTTCCTCGGAACACCTGGCGCTTGGGTCCGCACGTCGAACCGTCACGACTATGCGCTCAAACCGTTCGGCAAGACGGTCATGAACACGCTCGAGACGGCCGGTAAAGATGTGATCGCCCTCGGGAAGATCAGCGACATCTATGACGGTGAAGGCGTAACGAAAGCGGTTCGGACGAAGTCAAACATGGACGGGATGGACAAACTCGTCGACTCGCTTGATGAAGACTTCGAAGGACTCTGCTTCTTGAACCTCGTCGACTTTGACGCGCTCTTCGGTCATCGCCGGGACCCGGAAGGCTACGCCGTCGCGCTTGAAGAGTATGACGCCCGTCTACCTGAAGTGATGGCGAAGTTGCGTGAAGATGACTTGCTCATCATCACGGCGGACCACGGGAACGACCCGACGGCACCAGGCACGGACCACACACGTGAATACGTGCCGCTCATCGTCCATCACCACGGCTCGACAGCGGTCGACCTCGGAATCCGGGGGACGTTCGCCGACATCGGCGCCACGGTCGCGGATAACTTCGATGTCGACGCACCAGCACACGGAAAGAGTTTCTTAAACGAAATTTGA
- a CDS encoding VOC family protein: MKIEHVALWVNDLEQMRRFYETYLGAIANDKYTNERKQFESYFLTFPESTCRLELMRRPDIQGTPDETIGYAHIAFALGSKEAVDTLTRRLEADGYPLVDGPRTTGDGYYESVLLDPEQNKLELTV, from the coding sequence ATGAAAATTGAACATGTTGCCCTTTGGGTGAACGACCTCGAACAGATGCGCCGCTTCTACGAGACGTATCTCGGGGCAATTGCGAACGACAAATATACGAACGAACGGAAACAGTTCGAGTCCTATTTTTTGACGTTCCCGGAGTCGACATGCCGGCTCGAGTTGATGCGCCGCCCGGACATCCAAGGCACCCCAGACGAGACGATCGGTTACGCGCATATCGCCTTCGCGCTCGGTAGCAAAGAGGCGGTCGACACGTTGACGCGACGGCTCGAGGCCGACGGGTATCCGCTCGTCGATGGACCACGGACGACGGGAGACGGATATTACGAGAGCGTGCTGCTCGATCCCGAACAAAACAAACTCGAATTGACAGTTTAA
- the fur gene encoding ferric iron uptake transcriptional regulator, whose product METRIERIKQQLSAKGYKLTPQRESTVRILLENETDHLSAENVFMLVKSIAPEIGLATVYRTLELLTELGVVDKVNFGDGVARFDLRPEGANHSHHHLVCVECGSVEEIMEDLLVDVEKKVESKYEFLIKDHRLTFHGICKVCQAKGVTLEGHKAVING is encoded by the coding sequence ATGGAAACGCGAATTGAACGGATCAAACAGCAATTGAGCGCCAAAGGATATAAATTGACACCGCAACGAGAATCGACGGTCCGGATTCTACTTGAGAATGAGACCGATCATTTAAGTGCGGAAAACGTGTTCATGCTCGTCAAAAGCATCGCACCGGAAATCGGGCTCGCGACGGTTTACCGGACGCTCGAGCTATTGACCGAGCTAGGTGTCGTCGACAAAGTCAACTTCGGTGATGGCGTCGCCCGCTTCGACCTTAGACCGGAAGGCGCGAACCATTCGCACCATCATCTCGTCTGTGTCGAGTGCGGTTCGGTCGAGGAGATTATGGAAGACCTGCTCGTCGACGTCGAGAAAAAAGTCGAAAGCAAATACGAATTTTTAATCAAAGACCATCGCTTGACGTTTCACGGCATCTGTAAAGTCTGCCAAGCCAAAGGCGTCACGCTCGAGGGTCATAAAGCAGTCATCAACGGATAA
- a CDS encoding ROK family transcriptional regulator translates to MDQTTTNLTVAIRRQLVLAGQSTIAAISEATRLSFPTVKKQLEQLIQAGEVFERGFEDSRGGRPAKRYVYNERFTHGLTLYVEKTVVRYRLIDCIGSTIDDGTQVILDGDHLGALGEVLDRQLDQTCDVSAISIGVAAAVADGTVIFAPDYPTFTHLDLKRWVESRTDRPTVIENDMNAAVYGYGHTHELAGDQSIVYIYLGKNGPGAGILINGQLIRGKTGFSGEISFLPLYDDSTFHDRMASERSNPLSDAALDALGRLVATFTATLNPHAIIFSDVDLVDTELERIRHACQRHIPAAHTPDLLIGRWEEDYFAGLARRCVGLILESI, encoded by the coding sequence ATGGACCAAACCACGACTAATCTGACAGTCGCCATCAGACGTCAACTTGTCTTAGCGGGCCAATCGACCATCGCCGCCATCTCAGAAGCGACTCGGCTCAGCTTTCCGACCGTCAAAAAACAATTAGAGCAGTTGATACAAGCAGGCGAGGTGTTCGAACGCGGATTTGAGGATTCACGCGGTGGCCGCCCAGCCAAACGTTACGTCTATAACGAACGATTCACGCACGGATTGACGCTATACGTCGAGAAAACGGTCGTCCGCTATCGTCTCATCGATTGTATCGGGTCAACGATTGACGACGGGACGCAGGTGATTCTAGATGGGGACCACCTCGGTGCGCTCGGCGAGGTGCTCGATCGACAGTTGGACCAGACCTGCGACGTGAGCGCGATCTCCATTGGTGTCGCGGCGGCCGTGGCGGACGGGACGGTCATCTTCGCCCCGGACTATCCGACGTTCACACACCTCGACTTGAAACGGTGGGTCGAGTCACGCACCGATCGCCCCACCGTCATCGAGAACGATATGAACGCGGCCGTCTATGGATACGGACACACGCACGAACTCGCCGGCGACCAGTCAATCGTCTACATTTATTTAGGAAAGAACGGGCCCGGTGCCGGGATTCTCATCAACGGACAGCTCATCCGCGGAAAGACAGGGTTCAGCGGGGAAATCTCGTTTTTACCACTTTACGACGACTCGACGTTTCATGACCGGATGGCGAGCGAGCGCTCGAACCCGTTGTCGGACGCCGCGCTCGATGCGCTCGGCCGGCTCGTCGCGACGTTCACGGCGACACTCAATCCGCACGCGATCATTTTTTCGGACGTCGATCTCGTCGATACCGAGTTGGAGAGGATTCGGCATGCGTGCCAGCGTCACATTCCGGCGGCTCACACCCCAGATTTATTGATCGGCAGATGGGAGGAAGATTATTTCGCAGGCTTGGCCCGACGTTGCGTCGGGTTGATCCTTGAATCGATTTGA
- a CDS encoding MFS transporter, producing the protein MTGFLLLTVIYIAFISLGLPDALLGVGWPLMHLEFNAPISMAGWIFMTIAAGTILSSLLSGRLLERFDTKQVTFGSGLVTALCLLGFYAAPSLICLFALSIPLGLGAGAVDAALNHYVAEHYQAHHMNWLHSFWGVGATGGPLVMAGVLTENGWRDGYLIVALIQFALAFLLLLSFPLWKREVKAEPSAFDRHETAATSLERKLPKGISYALATFLLYCGIEALIGLWASSYLVQMKQFSVASAATWVSIYYGSITLGRFLSGFLSFRFTNRQMIRLGQTLALIGSLIFLIPTTETMLIGLICIGLGLAPIYPSMLHETPQRFGPVRAKRLMGFQMAFAYTGSTFLPPLFGLAVSQTSLGLFPLVTVLIMLGMLFNTERLNLITHQPSKEELT; encoded by the coding sequence ATGACAGGATTTTTGTTATTGACCGTGATTTACATTGCCTTTATCAGTCTCGGCCTACCCGACGCCTTGCTCGGTGTCGGTTGGCCGTTGATGCATCTCGAATTCAACGCCCCGATCTCGATGGCCGGGTGGATTTTTATGACTATCGCCGCGGGCACGATTTTATCGAGCCTGCTCAGCGGGAGATTGCTCGAACGGTTCGATACGAAGCAAGTCACGTTCGGATCAGGACTCGTGACGGCATTGTGCCTGCTCGGCTTTTACGCGGCCCCGTCTTTGATTTGTCTGTTCGCCCTTTCGATTCCACTCGGACTTGGTGCCGGGGCGGTCGATGCCGCCCTCAACCATTACGTCGCGGAACACTATCAAGCGCACCATATGAACTGGCTGCATAGTTTTTGGGGCGTCGGGGCGACGGGCGGACCGCTCGTCATGGCCGGCGTCTTGACAGAGAACGGTTGGCGTGACGGCTATTTGATCGTCGCATTGATTCAGTTCGCACTCGCCTTCCTTCTGCTCCTATCGTTCCCGCTCTGGAAACGCGAAGTCAAAGCAGAGCCCTCCGCATTCGATCGACATGAGACCGCCGCGACCTCGCTCGAACGAAAATTGCCAAAAGGCATCTCGTATGCGCTCGCCACGTTCCTGCTCTATTGCGGGATTGAGGCGCTCATCGGGCTATGGGCCAGCAGTTATCTCGTCCAGATGAAACAATTCTCTGTCGCTTCGGCCGCGACGTGGGTGTCCATCTACTACGGTAGCATCACGCTCGGGCGCTTCCTGAGCGGATTCCTCTCGTTCCGCTTCACGAATCGACAGATGATTCGGCTCGGCCAGACTCTTGCTCTGATCGGCAGCCTCATCTTCCTCATTCCGACGACCGAAACGATGTTGATTGGATTGATTTGTATCGGCCTCGGCTTGGCCCCGATTTACCCGAGCATGCTCCATGAGACGCCGCAGCGGTTCGGACCAGTTCGGGCGAAACGGTTGATGGGCTTCCAAATGGCGTTCGCCTATACGGGCAGCACGTTCCTGCCACCGTTATTCGGACTCGCCGTTTCCCAGACGTCGCTCGGCTTATTCCCGCTCGTGACCGTCTTGATTATGCTGGGGATGCTGTTTAATACGGAACGCTTGAACCTCATCACGCACCAACCATCAAAGGAGGAACTCACATGA
- a CDS encoding thioredoxin family protein: MKPIQSDQQFQEAIQDKGMVVFTTSWCPDCRRLDMYVDELVKDYPQFNWYVVDRDELPDLSDAQEVRGIPSLLFYQEGVKQEHLHSANAKTEMQIRSFLDTLNA; encoded by the coding sequence ATGAAACCGATTCAATCCGATCAACAATTCCAAGAGGCCATCCAAGATAAAGGCATGGTCGTCTTCACGACATCATGGTGCCCCGACTGCCGTCGCCTCGATATGTACGTCGACGAACTCGTCAAAGACTACCCGCAGTTCAACTGGTACGTCGTCGACCGCGATGAGTTGCCTGACCTGTCAGACGCGCAAGAAGTCCGAGGCATCCCCTCGCTCCTCTTCTATCAGGAAGGTGTCAAACAAGAACATCTTCACTCGGCGAACGCCAAGACGGAAATGCAAATCCGCTCTTTCCTCGATACGTTGAATGCCTAA
- a CDS encoding aldo/keto reductase produces MAELGLGTMSILKHGEAEGRRILEAAYEAGIRHFDTADVYDHFEVERLVGSTFAGRRDDLFLTSKGGNVRTEEGMRWDPSAAYLEQALADSLERLQTDYLDLYYVHGGTLEDDLDETIAFMRHQKQAGVIRQIGLSSIRPNVIRYWLEHGELDVLMTPYSLLDRRIESLDLDIPIVGRGPLAKGLLTTEWSERLADKGFEAWSASELRELLPTIPEPIQAYALAAAKRTCAVVLPGASSVDQLNDLIEANQYAVDPDQLDDLLARLPIHPYTKHAT; encoded by the coding sequence ATGGCAGAGTTAGGGTTAGGAACGATGTCGATTTTAAAGCACGGGGAAGCGGAAGGTCGTCGGATTCTAGAGGCCGCTTACGAAGCCGGGATTCGGCATTTCGATACGGCCGACGTCTACGATCACTTCGAGGTGGAACGTCTTGTCGGTTCAACGTTCGCCGGACGCCGGGACGATCTATTCTTGACGAGCAAAGGCGGGAATGTGCGGACCGAGGAAGGGATGCGCTGGGACCCGAGCGCCGCATATTTGGAGCAGGCGCTCGCTGATTCGCTCGAGCGTCTCCAGACCGATTATTTGGATTTGTATTACGTCCATGGCGGCACGCTCGAGGACGACCTCGATGAGACGATCGCCTTCATGCGTCACCAAAAACAAGCCGGGGTCATCCGACAAATCGGCCTGTCCTCGATTCGTCCGAACGTCATCCGCTATTGGCTCGAGCACGGTGAACTCGACGTCTTGATGACGCCATACTCACTGCTCGACCGCCGAATCGAATCGCTCGACCTCGACATCCCGATCGTCGGACGCGGTCCGCTCGCCAAAGGCCTGTTGACCACTGAATGGTCCGAGCGTTTGGCGGACAAAGGTTTCGAGGCGTGGTCTGCATCGGAGTTGCGTGAGTTGTTGCCGACAATCCCAGAGCCGATTCAAGCGTACGCCCTTGCCGCCGCGAAACGGACGTGTGCCGTCGTCTTGCCCGGGGCATCCTCGGTCGATCAATTGAATGACTTGATTGAAGCCAATCAATACGCCGTCGACCCAGATCAACTCGATGACCTATTGGCCCGGCTGCCGATCCATCCGTACACAAAACATGCGACCTGA
- a CDS encoding NAD(P)/FAD-dependent oxidoreductase: MKPRLVLVGLGHGQLEILEHLDALNENYEVSYIGGREAIYTGAFPQVIAGEMESATTRLRRDVSPVAERLIGLDPDARLVETDRGHVAYDILVLATGAKSRGIGNRLKPMTTNMLDEILQSDAITIVGGGKAGVELAFACIRQKQRVTLYARDILPELPRHVGRQMARRLVHSGVTLILTSFQPGTKTEGLVLDATGVVPDDFWSAAGLAAAGAFIDTEDDLRHPVYREIYITGDMAARLNGGVDAVRSGRHVARQLLGTPRPFKSRTSLNILLTTPGRALLTFGKLTWHGRLPYRLKRTIDRRYVERFR, from the coding sequence GAAGTGTCGTATATCGGTGGACGAGAGGCGATTTATACGGGTGCGTTTCCTCAAGTGATCGCTGGCGAGATGGAATCGGCGACGACGCGGTTGCGTCGTGACGTCTCTCCCGTCGCCGAGCGCCTGATCGGTCTCGATCCGGATGCGCGCCTCGTCGAAACCGATCGCGGCCACGTCGCATATGACATCCTCGTGCTCGCGACCGGTGCGAAGAGTCGTGGAATCGGGAACCGGTTAAAACCGATGACGACAAACATGTTGGACGAGATTTTACAGAGTGACGCAATCACGATCGTCGGCGGGGGCAAAGCCGGAGTCGAACTCGCCTTCGCTTGCATCAGACAGAAGCAACGCGTGACGCTCTATGCTCGTGACATCTTACCCGAGCTTCCCCGTCATGTCGGGCGACAGATGGCGCGCCGCCTCGTCCACAGCGGCGTGACGCTCATTCTGACGTCATTCCAACCAGGGACTAAGACGGAGGGACTCGTCTTGGACGCGACCGGTGTCGTTCCTGATGATTTTTGGTCTGCGGCCGGACTTGCGGCCGCTGGGGCGTTCATTGACACGGAAGACGATTTGCGACACCCCGTCTACCGCGAGATTTATATCACTGGGGATATGGCGGCTCGACTGAATGGTGGTGTTGATGCCGTCCGTTCGGGCCGTCACGTCGCTCGTCAACTGCTCGGTACACCACGGCCGTTCAAGTCACGGACGTCGCTCAATATCTTGTTGACGACACCAGGGCGGGCGCTCTTGACGTTCGGGAAGCTGACGTGGCACGGGCGATTGCCATATCGGTTGAAACGGACAATCGACCGGCGCTACGTCGAACGATTTAGATGA
- the xerD gene encoding site-specific tyrosine recombinase XerD, with protein sequence MRSQVESFLQYMTVEKRMSTNTRQAYASDLTQYLSTLTQLGVTEWNEVTRAHIVKHMEELSQAGRAASSLRRAVSSIRTFHHHLKMTGGASTDPALYLETPKAERHLPDTWSQDEVERLLDSVPTSDPLALRDRAMLELLYGTGMRVSELLGLDLDDLQFELGYLQCEGKGESARIIPVSSVAQNFVERYIQQARNGLGGRETEALFLNGRGGRLSRQGFWKMIKRRAKEAGIQKEITPHVLRHSFATHLLENGADLRAIQQMLGHADLSTTQIYTHVNKARLHDVYRKHHPRA encoded by the coding sequence ATGCGTTCGCAAGTCGAGTCATTTTTGCAGTACATGACGGTAGAAAAACGAATGTCCACGAACACGAGACAAGCCTATGCGAGCGATTTGACCCAATACTTATCGACACTCACCCAACTCGGGGTGACGGAATGGAATGAAGTCACGCGGGCACACATCGTCAAACATATGGAAGAGTTGTCGCAAGCAGGTCGCGCCGCTTCATCACTTCGGCGGGCCGTCAGTTCGATTCGGACGTTCCATCATCATTTGAAGATGACCGGCGGGGCCTCGACCGACCCGGCGCTCTACTTGGAGACGCCGAAAGCGGAACGGCATCTGCCGGACACGTGGTCACAAGATGAAGTCGAGCGGTTGCTCGACAGCGTGCCGACGTCAGACCCGCTCGCGCTCCGTGACCGGGCCATGCTCGAACTGCTCTATGGTACGGGTATGCGCGTCAGCGAACTTCTTGGGCTCGATTTGGATGATTTACAGTTCGAATTGGGGTATCTACAGTGTGAAGGCAAAGGCGAGAGCGCCCGGATCATCCCGGTGTCGTCCGTCGCCCAAAACTTTGTCGAACGCTATATCCAACAAGCGCGTAACGGGCTCGGCGGTCGGGAGACCGAGGCGTTGTTCTTGAACGGACGTGGCGGCCGGCTCAGTCGTCAAGGGTTTTGGAAGATGATCAAACGACGGGCCAAAGAGGCTGGGATCCAAAAAGAGATCACACCGCACGTGCTCAGGCATTCGTTCGCGACGCATTTGCTCGAGAACGGCGCTGACCTTCGGGCCATTCAACAGATGCTCGGGCATGCAGACCTCTCCACGACTCAAATCTACACACATGTCAATAAGGCACGACTCCACGATGTCTATCGAAAACATCACCCGCGTGCCTAG
- a CDS encoding PadR family transcriptional regulator — translation MALRHALLGLLTHQPATGYALNATFKAQMIHFWHAHHTQIYRELLKMEDEALVSSEHVAQHDLPDKKIYSITEAGRQELIDWLRQPTSYQPKMKDENLLRVSLLQLLPLDEAIRYVEETKAHHEQVAHQIRAFQAAHQSEADTLGYLLTSEYAIRMMENYAGWADWAIEQMKQRDTNAT, via the coding sequence ATGGCGTTACGTCATGCACTTCTCGGGTTGTTGACTCATCAACCTGCTACCGGCTATGCCTTGAACGCGACGTTCAAAGCGCAAATGATTCACTTTTGGCACGCCCATCATACACAGATTTATCGCGAACTGTTAAAGATGGAAGACGAAGCACTCGTCTCCTCTGAGCACGTCGCCCAACATGACTTACCGGATAAAAAGATTTATTCAATCACCGAGGCGGGACGTCAAGAGTTGATTGATTGGCTGCGGCAACCGACCTCGTACCAACCGAAGATGAAAGATGAGAACTTGCTCCGGGTCAGCCTGTTGCAATTGCTCCCGCTCGACGAGGCGATTCGCTACGTCGAAGAGACGAAAGCGCATCATGAACAAGTCGCTCACCAGATTCGGGCGTTTCAAGCGGCCCACCAGTCCGAGGCCGACACGCTCGGTTATTTACTGACGAGCGAGTACGCGATCCGGATGATGGAAAATTACGCCGGTTGGGCCGATTGGGCCATCGAACAGATGAAACAACGAGACACCAATGCGACCTGA